The Flavobacterium faecale genomic sequence TCACTGATATAAAAGCAAACACTAATCCTATTTTTTGTTGAAATTTCATTTTTGTGGTATGTTTTAAAATAGAACGTCCTAATCTATTCTCTATGTTCTATTCTCTATGTTCTATTTTCTGTGTTCTATTTTCTATGTTCTGTGTTCTATTTTCTATGTTCTTTTCTCTCTTCTCTATTTTCTATTTTCTATTACCTCTTAACTTTATTTTTTCAAAATTCTTTCCATCTGTTTTTTGGTCAAACCTTGACTAAAATAAACCTCTGGAGCTAATAAAGGAGCTGTTTTTTTCATTTCGGGATCATCAACATCCAAACTCAAATCACAGTCAAAACGACTTAGAATCGTATGCGATTTACCTTTACCTCCTGCATTAACAAAATGTTCTAGTCCCCAAGTGATTCCTCTTCCATTTTTAGTATCTGTAAAAGCATCTGGAATAAAAGGTCCTGCAGCGGTTGGCATCATTGATGAAACTGCAGCTATTTCAAAATTTACCCAGTCTTTAGCGTACTGAATTGTGTTGTGTTCATTTCCATCTTGTGTAGTTAAGGCAGCAATTCCTTCCTTAAACGGAAATAGAGAAACCTCATGACCGGAGTTTAAAACCGGATTCAAAGCATGTTTTTTGAATGGTCCAAGAGGATTTTCTGCTATTGCCAAACCACCTGCTACCCAAAGGTTATTGGGTCTATTAAAAGCTGATTTGTAATACACATATATTTTGCCGTCGTGTACAAACGGATTAGGATCGTGAATGGCAAACTGATCCCATTCTCCTTCTTTTCCATTTTCGATAATAGCGCCTTCGGCAGCTGTCCACGGACCATCAGGCGAATCAGCATAAGAGGCAGCAACTGGGCAGTAATCCCCTTTTTTTCCGCTGGCTTCCATAAAACCTTGGTAATACAAATAGTATTTTCCTTTAAATTTCAAAATATCCGCAGTTGCTACCGACCGCCAACCTACTTGAGGTTTTGCAGGTCTTTTTATGGCTACTCCTTGTTCTTTCCAAGTAAATCCGTCCTCGCTGGTAGCGTACCAAATTTCGCTCAAATCCCAATCGGTTGAAGGAATAGTTTCTGTGCTTGCATCTGCTCCCATGGGCGGTGTTGGTGTCTCGCGATGCGTGTACCATACGTAGTATTTTCCGTTTTCAAAAATAACTTTTGAAGGATCTCTACGCGAAATAGTTCCATCGCCATTGTGATAATCAAAGCCTTTTAGAGGAGTGTGTTTGAACGCGGAGAACAATTCATTAGCAGCCGGTCTCGGTCCCATATAATTTGTAAACGCTCTTTTCATAGCGCTGCTCATTTCCCTTTTTTCGGTTTCCTTCGTTACCGTATAAGGAAAACCACCTTGTATATCTGCAATTTTCGAAAGGTCTTTTTGAGCAGTACATCCTATAATTGATAGTAACAAACAACTTAAACCAAGGCTAGTTAGTAGAATGTTTGACTTGGTGATTCGTATTCTGCAATTCATAATAAACATATTTGTACATTCTTAAATAATAGAAGATGCTATTTTAATAATAGTTCTTTCTCCCATTTTTTTACTATTTGTTCATAAGTAGCATCTACTTTTAAACCTAAATTCTCCTCCATAAGTCCTTTTTTGTAATACTTTACAGAAGATTCCATTGCTTCTTTTTCTGTAGCCGCATTTTCTTGTATCCTATTTTTTTCAAAAAACACCATGTCTTTTTGAAGTTTTGACAATAGGACGGATTTAATCTTTTGATGCTTAAAGGAATTTTCTAAATTATTAAATTCCATTGGATCCTTTTTTAAATCAAAAAGTTCGACTTCTGGTTTTGTGTCAGCCATAAATTGATTAAAGGGAGCTTTTAATTCTCCTTTTTCATATAAATAGTGATACAAAGCAAATGCTGGGTATTCCAATTTTTTATAACTTGTAAGTTGCATCCAGGATCTGTCTGGGGTTCTGTTCCAAATTAGCTTGTATCTTCCGTCTGTAATACTTCGCATATTTTCTATGGCATCTCCTGTTCTATCTCTAAAACCATAAACATATTTACGTTGACTTGAGTTTTTACCTAAAAAAACATTTCCTTGAATATGTTTTGGAACCTCAATATTCGATAATGCCAAAGAGGTGGCAGTAACATCAATCAAGCTCACCAATTGTTGGTCTATTTTTCCCGCTTTCAATAGTTTTGGATAACGAACAATCAAGGGAACCTTTAAACCGCCCTCATATAAAAATTGCTTGTCTCGTAGATGAGGTCTTCCATTATCTCCAAAAAAGAAAATGATGGTATTTTCTAGCAATCCGTCTTTCTCTAGTCTTTCCATTATTTCACCTACTTGACGATCTGCGTCTTGAATACTTTCTAGATACAAAGCCCAATCTGCTTTTAATAATGGATAATCAGGGTAGCAAGCGGGTAGCGTAACACTTTGGGGGTCAATAGGATTTTTTAAATCTCTAACAAATGGCCGGTGCGGCTGCTTAATTTGAATTTGTGCAAAGAAAGCTTGCCCTTTTGCTCTTTGTCTCCAATCTGTTCCATCAAATAAATTTTCATTCAAAAAATTAAAATCTTCCTTCCCTTTTTTATTCAAATCAGCTGGGCTTCCATTAGAACAGAAATAGCCTGCATTTTTAAAATAGGTCGTGATCGGTTCGATTCCATCTGGCAACATCGTCATGTTTATCGTTCTGTGATCTTGACAATTAATAGCTGGTGGATACATTCCTGTTATCATTGACGAACGACTCGTGGAGCATACTGGCGCTGTAGCATAGGCATTTTTATAAAGAGTTCCTTGCTTTGCCAATTGATCTATATGAGGTGTTTTTACATCTTTATTACCGTAACAAGCAAGTTCTACACCTAAATCATCTGAATTAATCCATAAAATATTGGGACGATCTTGTGCCAATGAAAGAATTGGAAAAGTAATTAAAATACTGAAAAATAGAAAGCTAGATATGATTTTCATAATTAGTCTTTTGTGATTATTAATGGAATTTGGATATTAAAAGAATTTCGTACTTTGTTGACAATCGTATCTGCAGCACAAAGCAATGCTACTGCTTTTCCGTTTTCAAAAAACACTTGTGGACGTTCTAAATGGGTAAACTGTTGTACACGACCATCTTCCCATTGCACTTTACGTTCTGATATTTCATGGTATTTTGAAGGTACCCAATCAAAACCATTTTTAGATTCGTATTGCACCAAGGAGAATACCCTTTTTTTATCAATTTCTTTAATACGTTTTACAATTGCTCTGTATTTGCCATCTTGAAACCAAATATAAGGGTCTTCGGCAGGGAAACGTTCCCCTTTAATTTCAAATGCTAATTTTTCTCTCTTTACAAATGGACCCGTAGGTGAGTCAGCAATGGCTACACAATGCACGACTGGACCACCATTTGGCAATGGAAATTTTTTCCCCACTCCTTTGTAAACAATCAAATATTTCCCTTCTGGCGTTTGACAGACAGACGGATTTGATGTTACTAAAGCATCGTGGGCATTGTCATCTTTCGACACATCAACAACGGGTTTATCAAAACGTTTCCAAGGTCCAGATGGACTGTCTGCAACCGCCACTCCTATTCGTTGATTGTTGCGATGTACCCAATTCAATTCTTCTTTCTCTGGTGTTCCTTCAATTTTTAAATCACCCGTATTCCCCATATAATAGAGATAATACTTTCCGTTGAATTTATGAATCGTTGGATTATGTGTACACAATCCGTCCCAATATTCGGCTCCTCGCACCTTCAAAGCAACATCTTTGAATTTGAATGGTCCAAAAGGAGAATCAGAAACCGCATGAGCGATCTCGGAGTGCGAAACCCAAATCCATCCTGGTGCTTTTGGCCAACGAGAATAAAACATATGATACAAATTATCTTCCCCTTTGACCAGCGAACCTCCCCAAATACTCATTCCTTCTTCTGAAAAAACTGATTTTTTTGCTACTTTTCCAAACTCAATTTTAAAATCATTTCCTCCAACATTGGCAGCAGATTTTTTAGATTTTTGAGCGCAAGACTGTAATATTAAAAGTGAAATTACCAGAATTTTTATATATTTCATAACTACTATTTTTTTGCTTTTATAACATTTGACCAATTACTTTCTCCCGTTTTTAAAACACTTTTTATTTGAAAACAAATGACCTTTTCAGCTTTCAAATCAATCGAAAGCATTCCTTTTACATTGGTAACAAAATTTTTGTTTAACAATTTTTCTGTTGCGCCATAACGCACTTTGTATTTTAATTCATCTTTAGTTGTTGCGTATCCTATCACTAATTTTTGATCCGCAATAAAAGCATCGTAAACCAGAGGTGGCAATGCAATTCCGTTTGGAGTTGCTATTACTTTTATCGAAGGTTTGCTTTCTCCTTTGTCATTAAAAGCAGTCAAAGTCAATGAAACCGATTGATTGTTTACCAATTGAGGAACATCAATATAATCGGCAATCGTTTTTGGCGTTTTTACCAAGTGATTGGCGCTGTTTAAATAACTTATTTGGTATTCTGTAGCTCCTGCAACTTTATCAAACAAAACCCGTACCGATTGGTTTCCAGTAATTATTTCCTTTATCGCTGGTGGATTTGGAACTTGAAACGAAAGTGTTTTTTCGAATCTATTAATGCCTATTGAATTTTCTAAATTCACAGTTAAGCTCATTGGATTAGTTTTCAAATTTGTCCACTGAATCGTTCCTTTCCAGAGTCCGTCTTGTGGATGGATTGTTGGTAAAATCATTTCATTTTTCGAAATAATTAAACCATTCGCATCTTTAAAAATCCACACCAATGTATAGCCTTTCAAACTAAAAATTGGATAATCTGCTAGTCCACGAATCGGAACAATCACTTGTGCTTCTTTTTTATCAAAATCGATTCCTTCAACCTGAATGTCTTTTACGGGACTCAATTCTTTTTTTACTCTATCAAAAAGTCGGCGTTTTTGTCTCCAAGAATTGATGACTCCCCACACCCTATTTTCCTCATCGGATGTTCCAGCATAACCCGAACGATAATCGTTGAATGTCCATAACGAGGTGCCAATTACAAAAGGGTTTTTATTTCGAAAAGTATCATGCCAGTCCGAAAGTATTTCTTTATCCTCATCCAAAGAAGGCGTTTGAAAAGGGTCAAACCCATATTCTGAAATAAAAATGGGTTTGTTGGGCCATTTTTTTCTAATTATTTCCAAAATCTCTTGTGGTTTTCCCTGCCATTGGTACATATTGTGCATAATAATATCGGCAAAAGTATTGGGGTCTGTTTCTGGCGTAGCCGAATCTTTCTGTCCTGAATTGCTCACACAAGTCACCAAACGGTACGGGTCCAATTCGGTTTTAACATATTCCATCATTTTTCGACCGTAATCAAAATGATTTTTGAGTTCGTTACCCACGCTCCAACCAATAATACTCGGATGATTAATGTCTCGATTCACCATCGCTTTTATCCACTCTTTGGGATAAGGATCGAAAATTGGTGCATTAAATTCTGGATTAGACAATTCCCTCACATTTACTTCTTCAAAAAGTAAAATCCCCATTTTATCACACAAATCTATCAAACGCTCGTTTTGTGTTCCGTGCATAATGCGCATAAAATTGGAACCCGCCTCTTTCATTAATTTCATGTCTTGCTCTAACAATTCTTGCGGTTCTGAACTTCCCCAAAAGCGGTGCTCACTCACTCTATTAAAACCGCCTAATCGAATGGGTTCGCCATTCAAAAACAATTGCGAGTCGTTGATTTCTATTTTTCTAATACCAAACGTATTGGTTTGATTGTCCAATTGCTGTTTGTTTTCTCTGATAGTCGTTTGAATCTGATACAAATTTGGCAAATCAAAATGCCACAGTTTTACATCTTCTGGTTTAAGCGTTGTTTCTAGATTAATTTCTTGTATCGAATGGGCCAAAACAGCAAGATTCCCTGTCATTTCTGCAACTTTTTTGATATCCAAAATAGCAGAATTGATTTGAATGTTTTGTGTTACCCCTGAATTATTTTCAACTCTCAATCGTAATTTCAAAAGTGCTGTTCCCGTTTTTAAATTCGGTTCTGCATGTATGTATTGCTGCGTGATTCGAACAGCTTTATTTTTAACTATCGCCACTTCTCTGATAATTCCGCCCCAGTTCCAAGTAGCGCCAACGAGAAAATTATTATCCACTTCGACTGCTAGAACGTTTGGTTTTCCTGCTAAAACCTTATCGGTTATATCCAACTCAAATGGCGAAAAGCCGCCTTGATGTTCTCCCACAAATTTTCCATTGAGATATACTTTGGCAACATGATACACGGCTTCAAACTGCAAACGCACTTGTTCGTTCGGATTAATTTTCCAGTTTGCAGGGAAGTTAAACGTCTTGCGATACCAACCTTTACCCACATAATTAGAAAAATTATTTAGCATTCCCCAATGCCCTGGCACTTTCAATCGATTCCATTTGGAATCATTAAATTGTGGCAAATACACTTGATTGGGAAGGTTTTTAGCATTCGAAAAAACAGCGTCAGAAATGGGTCTAAATAGCACCGCATCTGCAGAAACACCACCTTCATCAATAGCCGAAATTTCTACAAAATTATCTTTGGAAGCGTTAAAAGTATAAATCCCAAGACTTATCCATTGGTCACCACAGCTGCGCTGGTTGGCATAAGTAGCCACTTCTCCGTCGGCATGTTGCACGGTAAATTGTGTTGTCAGATTGGTTTCGAACGGAAAGCGTACAAATGCCTCGTAATTGCCTTTTTTCGAAATTTTAGGTCTAAAACGAACATAATTATCTCCCGTATCTCCTACTCTAAAAACTCTTTGTAAAAAATCCGCTTTATAAAAAGTAGCGCCTTTTGTCCCTACTTTTTTGAGGTTCCATTTTCCTTTTATTTCTACAAAATCAGCATCGGCATTATCCACAATTATATCCGTAGGTTCTTCCTTCACCTGAAGCGAATTGGAACCTTGACCCTCAATGGCATAAAATTTCCAATCGCCGTTTAACGAAAATTGAGTATCGATTGCTTTTTGCGCATTCACACCCAAAAAACAAAAAACAGCAATTGATAATAGTATCTTATTCATAATTTTTTTATCTAAATTTTAGTGACAAAACAATTCAAAAACCGAAACAGGAACAGTTGTATGTGCTTGTTCCAATTCAATTAAAAATCCTTTGGTTTTAAAATTGGCATCGAATGTAAAACTGTTGATGGCTTGGTAATTATTTTTCTTTTCGAATAAAATAGTACCATCCAAATTTTTTATGGTGTAATTACGAACACAAAACGGAACCACATCTTCCGGATGCCCCATCAAAGTTGACTCCATCGGATGGTCATAATCTGGGTCAAGGAAAAGTTTTAGTTCGCTTACTTCTTTTTCAACCTCCCAGGCTATCTTTAAACTTGGATTCTTGTCGTTTAGTGCAGCCATCCACGCATTTGCCGCACCATAGGGACGTACAAAACCGTTGGTCAAATTGTCCGTAGCAAAATCGGTCAAGGCTGGACTGATTTCCATCGCAATATTTTGTCCTTTTGGTCTTCTAAACGGAATCCAAAATTCGAATGCATCTATTCCAACATCCTCTGGTGGCGTTTGTTTTCCGGTATTGTTTACGGCTTTATTTTGACCATTAAAGACTGATAAAATTCCGGTATAACGACTATTACTCGATTGAAGACTTACGTTTTCATTCGATAAAAAAGTAACAAAAGCATATTGATTTTCGCTAGTGCTCGCTTCAAAATCAATTACAATAAATTGTTCTCCTTCATGAAGTTCAATTTCTTTAGTTTCTAAAATAGTATCAGGCGTATAATTTTTCGACTTAGAAGCCGTACGCAATTGTACCGTAATTTGTGTCGCTTGTTTCGCTTTCGCAAAAAATTTAAAGCTATATTTTATATTGGCTTTCAAAGGTAATAGTTGAGCAACGGCAACTTCTAGAGAGGTCCATTCTCCATCAAAATCAATGGTATTTAATGCCAAAGTCGAAGAAGCGGTTACGTTTGCCTCAGCAATTAAATTCAAATTTTCATCAATAGCAATTCCTGGAATACTTTGCCCATTGATGCTTAAAGTTTGTTGCAATTGTTTTAAATTTTCTTTTTCTAACAATTGTAATGGCGCACTATTTTGTTTGATGGCTTGTGCGGCTGCAAACCCAACTGCTTGTCCCATATGTGCGCAAGTTGCCATCACTCGAGTAGAACCAAAAGCTACGTGAGTGGCACTGATGATGCGGCCTGCCAAGAACAAATTATCAATATTTTTACTAACCATCGTGCTCAGTGGAATATGATAAACCCCCTTGGAATGGTATTGCGTACAACCCGGACGACTATCATACACCCCATCTGAAGGGTGTAAATCGACTGCCCAGCCACCAAAGGAAACGGCATCCTCAAACTCATTTTGTTCAATTATATCTTGTTGTTTAATCATATACTGTCCTTCAAAACGGCGGCTTTCTCTCTTTCCTGGTATCGTTCCTACCCATTCTAAAGTTAAGTTTTCGGCATCCGGAAATTCACCTGAGTTTTTGATATAATCCCAAACTCCGTACACAACTTTCCATAATTCCCATTTAATATCTTCCGATTCGTGAATGGTATCTTTTCGTCCGCCGTACTCCAACCACCACAAACGACAACCAAAATCTTTATCGCTCAGTGATTTGTAACGTGGAATTTCGGTGATGTCTTTTAAGGCAAATTCTGGCGCTACATATTTAACTGGCGCTCCCGAATCTTTACTATAAAAGTAGATTGTATGTCCTAACAATTCTCCATACGATTGATCAGGAGCAAAAAGCTCTCCAAATTCTTCTTTGGTTTCTGCACCCATTCTAAAAGCGGCTCCAGCTTGAAACCCAACGATTCCGTCACCAGAAGCATCACAAAACAGTTTCGCTTCCAAAATATAAGTTGTCGAGTTTTGACTGCAAAACGCATGTACTTTGCTAATTGTAGTAGGTGCTGATTTTTCAACTTCATATACAGAAGTGTTTAGCAGTAGCGTAATATTTTTTTCATTCGTTACTTTTTCGAGTAAAACCGTGTCAAAAATAAGTGCATTTCCCTCTTTATTTCGATATAAATTTTCGACTAAAATTTCGTCAATAATTCCGCCTTCTCTTGCCCAACGGTTGTTGTTTCCCATGTGCGAAGTTGCTCCCAAAGTCCATAAACGGACTTCGCTAGAAGCATTTCCGCCTAAAACTGGACGGTCTTGCACCAAGGTCACCATAATTCCGTCACGAGCGGCAGCAATAGCAGCACACACACCCGCAAGTCCGCCTCCTACCACCACCAAATCGGATTGTGTGATTACTGTTTTATTTTTTCTGGCAATCTGGCTAAAATTTTCTTGTAACATTGTACTCGTATTAAAAGTTTTTTAAGTCTTATTTTTTTATTTATTCTTTATTTTTAAATACTATAAAAGCACCTAAAAGCGAGACAACAACGCCCATAGCAGTAACAATCAAAGCGCCATGAGCAGCAATGATACCCAATACTAGTATCATAACCCCTGTTAGTCCAACGCCTATTCCAATCACGCGTCCTCCTTTTTTATTACTTCCATCCGAAGCATCGTCGTAGACATTTTCGCCAACATTCATTTTTTCGATATACATCTCATAAGAAGAATTGGATTGCTTACTGAAGTAAAAATAACATTCAGACAACAACATCAAAGTCATGGGTACGCTCACGCCAACAATCATTTCCATACTACGACTCAAGGTCAAATCGATTAATTGAGGTGCTATAAATTTGAAAAATCCTGTGATAGACAAAGACAAAATAGTCACTGATAGCATACTTGTACCTGTTTGTTTTTTCGAAAAAATGGTCCACAAGGGTGGTAAAAACATCGCGCCACCAGTAACTGCCGCCAAGCTCAAAACAAAGTTGACCACACCGCCCAATAACCTATCGTGTGGACACATTTCTACTTATTGTCCATCCTTCCATTGCGGCTTTAAAATATTTCAGACCAATCCATAATGTTGTAATGCCTGGATGTCTTTTGCTTTCATAGCCCTTCCAACCACCAAGTCTAGCAATGACCCATACGTATCGTTTTAAATCTTTTTGTTTATATGGGTTTTTCTGCTTCTCTGTTTTACCTTCTAAATGATCTATTTGATGTTCTAAAAACTCTTCTTCCTCTTCTGTAAAACAACTGTTAGAACTTATTTCTAATTCTGGCTCA encodes the following:
- a CDS encoding glycoside hydrolase family 117 protein, with translation MNCRIRITKSNILLTSLGLSCLLLSIIGCTAQKDLSKIADIQGGFPYTVTKETEKREMSSAMKRAFTNYMGPRPAANELFSAFKHTPLKGFDYHNGDGTISRRDPSKVIFENGKYYVWYTHRETPTPPMGADASTETIPSTDWDLSEIWYATSEDGFTWKEQGVAIKRPAKPQVGWRSVATADILKFKGKYYLYYQGFMEASGKKGDYCPVAASYADSPDGPWTAAEGAIIENGKEGEWDQFAIHDPNPFVHDGKIYVYYKSAFNRPNNLWVAGGLAIAENPLGPFKKHALNPVLNSGHEVSLFPFKEGIAALTTQDGNEHNTIQYAKDWVNFEIAAVSSMMPTAAGPFIPDAFTDTKNGRGITWGLEHFVNAGGKGKSHTILSRFDCDLSLDVDDPEMKKTAPLLAPEVYFSQGLTKKQMERILKK
- a CDS encoding sulfatase family protein encodes the protein MKIISSFLFFSILITFPILSLAQDRPNILWINSDDLGVELACYGNKDVKTPHIDQLAKQGTLYKNAYATAPVCSTSRSSMITGMYPPAINCQDHRTINMTMLPDGIEPITTYFKNAGYFCSNGSPADLNKKGKEDFNFLNENLFDGTDWRQRAKGQAFFAQIQIKQPHRPFVRDLKNPIDPQSVTLPACYPDYPLLKADWALYLESIQDADRQVGEIMERLEKDGLLENTIIFFFGDNGRPHLRDKQFLYEGGLKVPLIVRYPKLLKAGKIDQQLVSLIDVTATSLALSNIEVPKHIQGNVFLGKNSSQRKYVYGFRDRTGDAIENMRSITDGRYKLIWNRTPDRSWMQLTSYKKLEYPAFALYHYLYEKGELKAPFNQFMADTKPEVELFDLKKDPMEFNNLENSFKHQKIKSVLLSKLQKDMVFFEKNRIQENAATEKEAMESSVKYYKKGLMEENLGLKVDATYEQIVKKWEKELLLK
- a CDS encoding glycoside hydrolase family protein; translation: MKYIKILVISLLILQSCAQKSKKSAANVGGNDFKIEFGKVAKKSVFSEEGMSIWGGSLVKGEDNLYHMFYSRWPKAPGWIWVSHSEIAHAVSDSPFGPFKFKDVALKVRGAEYWDGLCTHNPTIHKFNGKYYLYYMGNTGDLKIEGTPEKEELNWVHRNNQRIGVAVADSPSGPWKRFDKPVVDVSKDDNAHDALVTSNPSVCQTPEGKYLIVYKGVGKKFPLPNGGPVVHCVAIADSPTGPFVKREKLAFEIKGERFPAEDPYIWFQDGKYRAIVKRIKEIDKKRVFSLVQYESKNGFDWVPSKYHEISERKVQWEDGRVQQFTHLERPQVFFENGKAVALLCAADTIVNKVRNSFNIQIPLIITKD
- a CDS encoding glycoside hydrolase family 2 TIM barrel-domain containing protein, with translation MNKILLSIAVFCFLGVNAQKAIDTQFSLNGDWKFYAIEGQGSNSLQVKEEPTDIIVDNADADFVEIKGKWNLKKVGTKGATFYKADFLQRVFRVGDTGDNYVRFRPKISKKGNYEAFVRFPFETNLTTQFTVQHADGEVATYANQRSCGDQWISLGIYTFNASKDNFVEISAIDEGGVSADAVLFRPISDAVFSNAKNLPNQVYLPQFNDSKWNRLKVPGHWGMLNNFSNYVGKGWYRKTFNFPANWKINPNEQVRLQFEAVYHVAKVYLNGKFVGEHQGGFSPFELDITDKVLAGKPNVLAVEVDNNFLVGATWNWGGIIREVAIVKNKAVRITQQYIHAEPNLKTGTALLKLRLRVENNSGVTQNIQINSAILDIKKVAEMTGNLAVLAHSIQEINLETTLKPEDVKLWHFDLPNLYQIQTTIRENKQQLDNQTNTFGIRKIEINDSQLFLNGEPIRLGGFNRVSEHRFWGSSEPQELLEQDMKLMKEAGSNFMRIMHGTQNERLIDLCDKMGILLFEEVNVRELSNPEFNAPIFDPYPKEWIKAMVNRDINHPSIIGWSVGNELKNHFDYGRKMMEYVKTELDPYRLVTCVSNSGQKDSATPETDPNTFADIIMHNMYQWQGKPQEILEIIRKKWPNKPIFISEYGFDPFQTPSLDEDKEILSDWHDTFRNKNPFVIGTSLWTFNDYRSGYAGTSDEENRVWGVINSWRQKRRLFDRVKKELSPVKDIQVEGIDFDKKEAQVIVPIRGLADYPIFSLKGYTLVWIFKDANGLIISKNEMILPTIHPQDGLWKGTIQWTNLKTNPMSLTVNLENSIGINRFEKTLSFQVPNPPAIKEIITGNQSVRVLFDKVAGATEYQISYLNSANHLVKTPKTIADYIDVPQLVNNQSVSLTLTAFNDKGESKPSIKVIATPNGIALPPLVYDAFIADQKLVIGYATTKDELKYKVRYGATEKLLNKNFVTNVKGMLSIDLKAEKVICFQIKSVLKTGESNWSNVIKAKK
- a CDS encoding FAD-dependent oxidoreductase, with product MLQENFSQIARKNKTVITQSDLVVVGGGLAGVCAAIAAARDGIMVTLVQDRPVLGGNASSEVRLWTLGATSHMGNNNRWAREGGIIDEILVENLYRNKEGNALIFDTVLLEKVTNEKNITLLLNTSVYEVEKSAPTTISKVHAFCSQNSTTYILEAKLFCDASGDGIVGFQAGAAFRMGAETKEEFGELFAPDQSYGELLGHTIYFYSKDSGAPVKYVAPEFALKDITEIPRYKSLSDKDFGCRLWWLEYGGRKDTIHESEDIKWELWKVVYGVWDYIKNSGEFPDAENLTLEWVGTIPGKRESRRFEGQYMIKQQDIIEQNEFEDAVSFGGWAVDLHPSDGVYDSRPGCTQYHSKGVYHIPLSTMVSKNIDNLFLAGRIISATHVAFGSTRVMATCAHMGQAVGFAAAQAIKQNSAPLQLLEKENLKQLQQTLSINGQSIPGIAIDENLNLIAEANVTASSTLALNTIDFDGEWTSLEVAVAQLLPLKANIKYSFKFFAKAKQATQITVQLRTASKSKNYTPDTILETKEIELHEGEQFIVIDFEASTSENQYAFVTFLSNENVSLQSSNSRYTGILSVFNGQNKAVNNTGKQTPPEDVGIDAFEFWIPFRRPKGQNIAMEISPALTDFATDNLTNGFVRPYGAANAWMAALNDKNPSLKIAWEVEKEVSELKLFLDPDYDHPMESTLMGHPEDVVPFCVRNYTIKNLDGTILFEKKNNYQAINSFTFDANFKTKGFLIELEQAHTTVPVSVFELFCH